The Nitrospira sp. sequence CCAGTTGGTGGGCTCGAACCAGGTCCATGCGGTTGGACGAAACACCATGATGACGGACGAGGGGGTGAATGCCGACGATGGATTCGATGTCTTCGGCGCTTTTCTTCTTCGACGGGGCACGAAGTTCTTGGCGATCCTTCACACTCCCTTCGACGAACACCGTCAAGGTTGCAGCGGCAAACACCCAATGGCGGTGGTTGGACATTCTCTCCAGCCAGGCTCGATAGATTCGGGCCGCGGGCAGGAGATGATCGCGTTCGAAATCCTTACGGCTGAAACCCAACCCTTCCATCATCGTCAGGAAAAGTTCAGGATGGGATTTCCCCAACGAGAGACCTCCGGTCTCTTCCTCGTAGATGTTTTCGGCCAACATGTGACGGACCGGAAAGGGCGGGTTCTTTCCCAGGATCCGCGCCAAGTAGACCGGAAAGTCTCGAACATAGACGGCGTACTCGTGCTGGAAGTGAGTCTTGAGCTGGGATTTGGTGAGCCTGCCCGAAGAAAAATGCTCCCAGGCCCAGTGATGTTTGGTGTCCATGATATCGAGAAGCGCTTCAAGGAACACAGATTTCTTCATGCGCGTGGACACGATACCTTGCCTTCTTGGGTCGTGCGTCGTTACAATTTGGGTCGAAGGGAACAGCCGATGAACCCGATCACGATACAGAATCCCGACGAAATCCTGAATGTGTTGGCCGACGTCACCCTTCGTGGGGCCGGTTTTACGACCGATTCGTTACTCGACTATGTGTTGGAAGAGGGGTTTACCGAACCCATCTTCCTCAATGCCAGCGGTGAAGATCCTACCGCCTTCTTCAAGGGCCAGCCGAACGCATGGGCGATCTACCAAGTCCGTGAATGGAAACGCGTGCTCACCATTTCGGGAGGTCCAGGCCAGGAACGGCGTGCCCGAATCACGGAAACGCCGTGACATCTTTTTGAGTGTAAAGAGATGGGCGGCAAAGTGCAATCAATGGAAGGGTTTCAAGCATACATGAGCGAGCAGTAAGCGGCGTATGCGGCGGATGATCCATCTCACCAACGCGCAGGACGTCGGCGAGCTCGCGATGATCAAAAGCTTGCTCGACGGCAACCGCATCGCATACGTCGTCCATGGTGAACATGTCAGCAGCTTGTATCCGGGGATGCCGTTCTTTGTGAGCCGCATCTTGGTCGATGTGGCCGATCAGGTTCGTGCCGAAGTGTTGTTGAGCCGGCTCCGGCTCTCCATTCGCGAGACACAGGCCTAACGCTGCCGCCCGGTAGCCTACGGCTGGATTTTGGGGTGGGGTTTCTCGGTCGGGAAGTCGCGAGAGCGGCGTTCGCCGGATCCTTCGTACCATCCGCCGATCAGGATTCCCTCTTCGAAATAGAGATAGCGGTGACGGACGACCGCCGCGCTTTCCCAATCCTCGAAGATCCATTCCTCTTGCCGTATTCCGTCTTTGGTGAAGGTGGTATTGATCGTCTGTGGCCCACCCCAGGACTGCAGCACCTGCTCCTTGCTCATGCCCACCATGACACGGTGTTGTTCGATGTGTTTCTGAAAGTCAGGGTCGCCAAGCTGAACGATCAGCGGCCAAATCACCGCCATGAGGACAAAGAGTGCGAGACCGGCATAGATGATGATCCTCACCGGGCGGCGGCGAATAAACGACGGTTCTTCGGGTTGTGATTCGGGCAAAGCCGGCTGAAGGTCGGTGGTCATGATGTCTCGCGAAAGCGGCGCATGCTAACAACGGCGTGTGATGGAGTCAAGGAATGGGCTGTTTTCAGTAATCAATTCCAAATGCCGGGCGAAACGATATACTGACAGCTATGTCGTATCGAGAATACCGGAGCGTCATTTCGGTCTGCTTGGCCGCTGCGTTCGCCGTCTGGCACTGGGGCGTCGTCGAGGTGCACGCTGCCACCGTGTATTCCTACATCGATGATCAAGGGACCCCGGTCTTTACCGACTCACCGGAGACGATTCCTGAAAAGTATCGCGCCAAGGTCAAGACTCACGAGCGTCCCGATCCGGTGAAAAAGTCGCCCTCAGTGGTGGATACGGTACGGGATACGGTCAAAGAACAGGTCAAAGGTTTCGGGTTTCAGCTGCCTTCGGTCGATATGAAGAATCCCAGTTGGACTCAGTCGCCCATTCTGACTTATGCCGGTATTGCGGCGATGGTCCTGTTGATTATCATGTATTTGAGCAAAAACAGTCCCATGATCCGGTTGCTGGCCATGGGTCTGCTGATCGTCATTGCGATCGGCACTCCCGTGCTCATGTATACGAGCGACGGGGGTCCGATGGATACCATGAAGAAGAAGGCCGCTGCATCGGGACAAGCTCAACTGGATCGCCTACAACAAGTTCCGCAGTAAGTCCCATCACTTCCAGTAGAATACTGTCGATCATTCCGAATATTTTGGAACGGGAACAGGCCTGGCTCGCGGTTTATCGGGAGTTAGTCGCTGGTTGAATTGATCAGAATATGGATTGGTCATGGGCTCATGGGTGTGCCGCTGGCGCTGCGTCACCAAGGCAAGGCTTTGCGCACTGATTTCCACACGATCGATCAGGGCATCGGTTGTGAGCCGGTCGGGAAGACCTTGCAATGAGAATAATTGAAAGCACAGGGTCCAATCGAGCTGATCCTTGCCGTGTTCTCTCACGATGAAACGCGCTTCCGGTGAGGGCTGGCCTTTGAACAACAACAACCAAATGTTGGATCGAAAGGCAGGGCTGGTTGCATCGGCCGAAGGACGAAACTCTGAGATGATGGCCGGGAGCCGGCTGATCGGCACAGCCGGGGATAATTCGATGTCCACCAGCCGCACGATCAACGGTCGGTTTTCTTCGTGATCGTTCGGATCGACTATGTAGCTGAAGGAATAGCGGATATCGATGCCCTCACGCTTGTAGGTGTACACATCTTCACCGTTTTCTGGGGAGACCAGCTTGCTGAAGTAGTTAGACCAATCGGCGATCGGGTAATAGGTGAAGACTCGCAGCGCGGATTTTCGGTCCCGTACCGCCTGCGGCATGCCAAGTTTGTCGTGCAGTTCTTTCTGGGAGAGCCCTAAAAAGCCATCCTCGAAATAGGCCGCCGCATGAGAGAGGCCCGGAAGGAGGATAGGGATTCCAAGGACGATCAACGCCGCCAGAGTTCTCGCGGCAACCTGAGGAATTGACATGGCTCCCCATGGTATGCGGATCGGCCGAAAGGTGTCAATTTGCAGTCTGGCTTCTTCACGAGTGGCCGACTGTCGGAGCCGTTGGCGTGCTGAACACCTTATCTCATCGATCACATATCTCTGGAAAGCGGCGCCTGCTACACCGTAAAACCTCTGTTGATAGACTTGCCAGGAACACTTTGCTCCAGTAGGATCAGGCGCAATATCTGATTGTGAAAGAAGGGGGTTTTGGCAATGGCGTCCGCGCCGGGAAGCAGCGAGCTCGAACGGCTTCTACATGAGCGGATTCTCATCCTCGACGGAGCGATGGGCACGATGATCCAGCAACGGAAGCTGGATGAGGCCGCCTTTCGCGGGGTCCGATTCAAAGATTGGAAGAAGGATCTCAAGGGTCACAACGACCTGTTGAACCTCACGCAGCCCACGGTTATTGAAGAGATCCATCGGCAGTATCTGGAAGCCGGCGCGGATATTATCGAGACAAATACGTTCAATTCTCAGTCGATCTCGCTGGCGGATTACGGGATGGACACCCTGGGCTATGAATTGGCCAAAGCGGGAGCGGAGTGTGCCCGACGGGCAGCCGTGGCCGTAGAGCAGGCCCAGCCGGGACGGCGCTGTTTTGTAGCGGGAGCGATCGGACCGACCACAAAGACCTCGTCGATTTCCACCGACGTCAATAGTCCTGCTTCACGTGGGACGACTTATGAAGAGCTGGTCACAGCCTATGACCAACAAGTGAGGGGTTTGCTCGACGGTGGCGTCGATCTCCTGCTCGTGGAGACCATCTTCGACACGTTGAATGCCAAGGCGGCATTCTTTGCGATCCAACAGGTGTTCGCGTCCGGCGCGCGGCGGGTCCCGATTATGGCGTCGGTCACGTTCATTCAAGCCGGCAGCAATCGTGGTGTGACCGGCCAAACCGTCGAGGCGTTCTGGAATTCCATCTCCCATGTGCCGTTGTTGAGTGTGGGGATGAATTGTGCGCTCGGTCCCAAAGAGATGCGTCCTCTGATCGAAGAATTGTCGCAGATCGCGCCGATCTACGTGAGCGCGCATCCCAACGCGGGCCTTCCGAATCCGTTGTTACCGACCGGATTTCCCGAGACGCCGGAAACGTTGGCCCCCCAGCTCCGGGAATGGGCGGAAAACGGGTGGCTGAACATCGTCGGCGGTTGTTGCGGCACGACGCCGCCTCATATCAAGCAGATTGCGGAAGCTGTGCGCGGGGTGAAACCGCATGCCCTCTCAAAAGTCGAGCCATACACACGACTGAGCGGTCTTGAAGCCGTCACCATTCGGCCGGACTCAAACTTCGTCAACATCGGCGAGCGAACGAACGTGACCGGCTCGCCTGCCTTCGCGAAGCTGATTCTGGCCGGCGATTATGAAGCGGCACTGTCGGTGGCGCGGCAACAGGTCGAGGGCGGCGCCCAAATTGTCGATGTGAACATGGATGAAGGCATGCTCGATTCCAGGGCGGCGATGGAAAAGTTTCTTCGCTTAGTCGCCTCGGAGCCGGATATCTGCAAAGTGCCCATCATGGTCGACAGCTCAAAGTGGGAGGTGCTTGAGACCGGCCTGAGAAATATTCAAGGCAAGGCCGTCGTGAATAGTATCAGTTTGAAGGAAGGCGAGCAGAAATTCATCGACCAGGCGACGCTCGTCCGTCGCTACGGTGCAGCGGTCGTCGTCATGGCGTTCGACGAACACGGCCAGGCGGACACACTGGAGCGCAAGAAGGAGATCTGCGCGCGCTCTTATAAGATCCTCACGGAGCAAGTCGGGTTTCCTCCGCAAGATATCATCTTCGATCCGAACATCCTGACCGTGGCGACGGGCATCGAGGAACACAATAACTATGCCGTGAATTTCATCGAGGCGGCGCGCTGGATCAAACAGAACCTGCCGGGTGCGAAAGTCAGCGGAGGCATCAGCAATATTTCGTTCTCGTTCCGAGGAAACAACGTGGTGCGGGAAGCCATGCACGCAGCGTTCCTCTATCATGCCATCAAAGCCGGGCTTGATATGGGCATCGTCAATGCCGGCCAATTGGCAGTCTACCAGGAGGTTCCTAAAGACTTACTTGAGCTGGTGGAAGACGTGTTGCTCAACCGGCGGCCGGATGCCACCGAACGTCTGGTGACGTTCGCGGAAACCGTGAAGGCGAAAGGGAAAACGGTTGCCAAGGACGATGAATGGCGCCAAGGGACGGTAGAGGAACGGTTATCCCATGCGCTCATCAAGGGCATTACGGACTACATCGATCAGGATACAGAGGAGGCACGTCGGAACTATGCCAAACCGTTGGAGGTGATCGAAGGACCGTTGATGGCCGGCATGAACGTCGTCGGCGATTTGTTCGGTTCAGGCAAGATGTTCCTGCCTCAGGTCGTCAAGAGCGCCCGTGTGATGAAAAAGGCCGTGGCCTATCTCATGCCGTTCATGGAAGAAGAAAAGAAGCGGACCGGTAATTTTCAGGCGCAGGGCAAGATCTTGCTCGCCACCGTCAAGGGCGATGTCCACGATATCGGGAAAAACATCGTCGGCGTCGTGCTTGGCTGCAACAACTATGAAGTCATCGATCTCGGCGTGATGGTGCCGTGCGAGAAGATTTTAGCCGCGGCTCGAGAGAATAAACCCGACATCATCGGCTTGAGTGGGCTCATCACTCCATCACTTGACGAAATGGTCCATGTGGCGAAGGAAATGACGCGCGAAGGCTTTGACCTGCCGCTCTTGATCGGTGGCGCGACGACCAGTAAGGCGCACACGGCGGTCAAGATCGCGCCTTCTTATGAACCGGGCGTGGTCCACGTCTTGGATGCGTCACGAGCGGTGGGTGTCGTGGGAAGTCTGGTCAGCCGAACGCAGAAGCCAGATTTCGTGAAACGAGTGCGGGACGACTATGAGCGAGTGAGACAATCGCACCGCGATCGAGGCGAGAAACCGCTCGTCTCGATCGCCCACGCGCGCGCCAATCGGTTCATATCGGACTGGGAAAAGACCGATATTCCCATGCCGTCGGCATTGGGCGTCCGGATGGTCCTCGATCAATCGTTGGTCGAACTGATTCCCTATATCGACTGGTCGCCGTTCTTTCACACGTGGGAATTGAGAGGACGCTATCCGACGATCTTTGAGGATCCAACCGTCGGCCCCAAAGCCAAGGAACTGTACGACGATGCGCGGCGTCTCCTCGATGAGATTGTTCAGAAGGGACAACTCAAGGCCAAGGGCGTCTATGGATTCTTCCCCGCATCGAGCGTTGGAGACGACATTGAGCTCTATCAAGATCTGTCTCGGAGGACCGTCCTCACGACGATCCATCATCTGCGTCAGCAATCGGAAAAGCCGACGGGACAGCCCAATCTGTCATTGGCCGACTATGTCGCGCCGAAGGAATCAGGCCGGCAGGACTACATGGGAGCTTTCGCCGTTACGGCCGGCATTGGGCTGGACGAACTGTGTAGGCGGTTTGATAAAGACCATGACGACTACAATTCGATCATGGCCAAGGCCCTCGCGGACCGCTTGGCTGAAGCCTTTGCTGAATTTCTCCATAAACGGGTCCGAGGAGAGTGGGGGTATGGCAAGAAAGAACAATTGACAAATGAGGATTTGATCCGTGAACGATACCGTGGCATCCGTCCCGCACCAGGGTATCCGGCCTGTCCGGATCATACCGAGAAACGGATACTGTTTGATCTCTTGTCGGCGGAAAAGCATGCCGGAATCATCCTGACCGAGAGCTTTGCCATGTTGCCAGCCGCGGCGGTAAGCGGGTTCTATTTTGCCCATCCGGACGCCAAATACTTTGCCGTGGGCAAGATCGGGAAAGATCAAGTCGAAGACTACGCCCACCGTAAGGGAATGGACCTCCGCACCGTCGAACGCTGGCTCTCGCCCAATCTGAACTACGAACCGGCCTGACGTTACTCTAGAACATCGACGATCGGCCTGCTGACCACGGATGCCGAGGAACCCCTGCGAGACGTCGTGCCACAGACCTCTAGGCTGTTGTCAGTGAGATGGCAGGCGCATTTCACACTTGAATAATTCTATCGGACAGTGGCTTACTATCGGCTCACTGCCGCAGGCCACGTAAGTCGTCCTTGTTTCCACGGCCTGTAGTCGTAAGTTCGGGTACATGCTCCGAAGCGATGGGTACGCAGAGGAGCAGAAGACGAGAACGGATGCCTCTCTTCATCGGCCGAAACTATCCAATGCCCCATGGAAGCGTTCAAATCTGTCTTGCGATGAGGGCTCGATGACGGCCAAATTCTTGATCGTAGACGATGACCACGACATCATCGAATCGCTCAAAAACCGTCTCAAATGGATCGGTCACGAGGTGGTCACGGCAACGGACGGCCATGCCGCGCTCGAGGTCATCGAGAAAGAATCCCCTGATCTCATGCTCCTCGACTTGGAAATGCCCCATGTGTCGGGGCTCGATGTTCTCGCCCGACTGGCTGCCTGGCGCAGCCAGAAGGAAAAGAGCAAACCCTTCCTTGATCAGCCCGTCGCTATCGTCATGACGGCGTTTGCGACCGTGAACAGCGCAGTCGAAGCCATGAGGCTCGGCGCGTTCGATTTTTTGACGAAGCCGTTCAAGATGGACCATCTCACCGTCGTCATCGACAAAGCGCTTGCCAACCTGTCACTCACACGTCGGGTCGAAACCTTGACCGTCGAACTCGATAAAGCATACGAAGTCGTCATGGGGAAGAGCGCTGCCATGAAGAGTGTGGTCGACATCGCCCGCCAAGCCGTTTGTTCTCCCGTCACGGTGTTATTGTTGGGAGAAACCGGTACGGGGAAGGAAGTCATCGCCCGCGCCATTCATCGGTGGAGCAACCGAGCATCGAAACCGTTCATGGTGGTCAATTGCGCGGCGATGCCCGAAAACCTGCTGGAGAATGAGTTGTTCGGGCATGAAAAGGGTGCGTTTACGGGAGCCACGACGAGAGAGATTGGGAAGATCGAAGCGGCAGACGACGGGACCATATTCCTCGATGAGATAGGGGACATGCCGCTCGCTCTTCAATCGAGACTGTTGCGTGTGTTGCAGGACCGGGAGTTCCACCGCATCGGCGGGCACCAGCATGTACGGACCAACGTACGGTTTATCGCGGCGACAAACAGAGACCTCCAAGCAGCCGTCAGGAACCAGGCCTTTCGCGCGGATCTCTACTTTCGATTGGACGTGATGACGCTGACGATGCCGCCACTCAGGGAGCGGGTGGAGGATATTCCGGAGCTGGCCCATCATTTTCTCGGTCAGCACGCGGCCACAGTGCGCAAACGAGGGATGAAGATCAGCCCGGAGGCGATGGCCTGTCTCTCACGCTATAGCTGGCCGGGCAACGTGCGGGAGTTGGAAAATGTCTTGGCTCGCGCCGTCATTCTCTGCGCGGACGATGCGATCAGGCCGGCCCATCTCCGTCTGTCGTCGCTGCAGCCTTACGAGGCAAATCACTTGAGTGAGGACGCGTCCGATTCTCTGTATTACGATGCGATGGATCGGTGTAGCCGGAAACTGATCGAAGAAGCGTTGAGCCGTGCCGGGTGGAACCAGACGAAAGCCGCAAAGGCGCTGGGCATCCAGCGAACCTATCTCACCAAACTGTTGCGCCAAAAGGGCATCTCAGGTCATCCTCCCCAGAACCGCTAAGGGGCCTTGCGCACCGGTGGCCCCGGCAAGCGGGGATTCCCATATGGGGAGGTATGTCGGGACATGAGAACCGGCTCCTCGTGATCAACCAAGCATGGGTTTGCCCCTGTCCATTTGACCAAGGTGAAGAAGAAACAGGCGCCCTGTCCCGCTACACTTTCCGCCCACAGGCGACCTCGATGAAGCTCAACCAAGTGTTTGGCGATCGGCAGGCCTAAGCCGGTTCCCCGTGTTTTAAGGGAGACGTGCTCCGATCGGTAAAACGGTTCGAAGATTCTCTCCGTTTCCCCGTGCGCAATTCCACACCCTGAATCTTGAACGGCGATTCGGACGAAGCCGTCGTCGGTCGGCTGTCCGGTGATCCGGATGATCCCGTGGTCCGGCGAAAATTTGACCGCGTTATGCAGGAGATTGGTCACGATTTGATGGAGCTTTTCGGCGTCCGCTTCGACCGAGGATAGTGTCGATGGAAACTGGACTTCGAAACGCAACTGTTTTCTGGCGGCAAGAGACTGTAACCCGTCGATTGCCTGAGCGACAACCAACGCCGTATTGACCGCGCGAAGATCCACTGTCGTCTCGCCCAGCTCAATTTTTGACAGATCGAGCAACTCCACGAGCAAGTGCTGGAGGCGCCCGATGTTCACTTGCACCCGTTCGAGCGTCTTCGCTTGCTCCGTTGTCAGCGGACCGTCGACACCCATCAGAAGGTTCTCGAGGCGGCAGGTAATCGAGGTCAATGGAGTCTTGATTTCGTGCGAAGCTGTGGAAACAAAGAATGACTTCCGTCGATCCAGTTCCCGAAGTTTGCTGTTGACGCGCCGCAGTTCCTCGGTTCTGGCCGCAATCGCGGTTTCCAACGTGTGATTCAGGTTGTGCAACGTGGTTTCACGTTCATGAATTGAATGGAGCATATGCGAGAAGACGCGGGTCAGGTCGCCGATTTCGTCGGAAGTCGTCGAGCGTAGGTCGATCTGGACGTTCCCGGCAGCGACACGGCTCGCAGCGTCCGTGAGGCGACGCAGCGACGTGGTGATGTGATGACTAAAGAAGCCAAGGAGGAGAAAACTTAAGACAAGAATGAGGACGGTAATTCCGATGGCCTCCCACATCAGTTTCCGGAGTTGCTCTTGCATCGAGAGGCTCGACATGCCCACTTCGACGATTCCCAGTAGAGGGCGGGGCGTCGTAGGCGTGCTCAAAACGGGCGCGTCGTATTGTTCGAAGAGGAGCCGCAAACTTGCATCCTGCGCGGTTGAGGACTCACTTTGGCGGATCGGGATGCCAATATCATAGTAGAGGGCGACATCTCGACCGACGAGCAAGGTCAGAATACTGGTGAGGGTAAAACCGCTTCTTGAGGAAAACATGGGGCGGCCATTCACGATGCGGACTTCACCGGTGACGGAAGATTCCAGGCGGAGAGACGGCAGAACCGGATTGACGGGAAGTACTGTGGACTGCGGCGTTGCCAGCAGGCGCTCCCACAGGCCTTTCCCGAGAGCCACCAGCGGCCGGCCGTCCGGCGTAAAAATGGACACGTAAGACACATCCTGAACGGCGAGGATTCCGCGAGCCAGCCGGACGAGCTCATCCCGGTCGCCCGTCACCACACCGTAGCGGCTGTTCACCGCGAGATTTTCGCCGAGGAGGCTGCCGCTTCTGTACAGCCCGCTTGTAATGCTGTCGATTTGCTGGCTGACCAAAAACCATCCGAGGGTGATGCAGGCTGCGCTGAGCAGCATCGCCGCCATGAGCATGAGTTGACCGCGAAGGCCATGCGGAACTCTGGGATATCGAAGCGGGGCGGATGAGACGAGGGGCAACTTTTCCATGAGAGTTCTATCGAATGCTCTTGTCCGTGTTCGGATGCTGTGCGACCGCGCCAGGCCCATAGAGAGTGGCGGCCATGCGAACCAGTTCTGGCGGCGGGGAGATCCCTAAATACTCGGCCACACGCAAGTTGAGTACGAGTCGCGGTTGGTCGGGATTGAGGAGCGAACCCAAGGATTTTGTGTCGCCATGGAGTAACCGAATCGCTTGTCCGCCTGCTTGCTTGCCGAGTTCCCAGGGCTGGAGCACCAGTCCACCTAAGGCGCCTTGGCGAATCATGGTATCGGAGAACGTGAACATCGGAATTTTGGCATCCAGCAGGGCCTTTTGAAAAAACGATACCGAGGCTTCCGTGAGGACGGTGCGGTCCTGGATGACCCACAGCGCATCAACCGTCGGCAAAAGCGCCTTTAAGGCATCGAACACATCGGTTGTCGAGCGGACAGGTGTGGGTACCAGGGTGATCCCGAGACGGCGTGCGCTCCGTCCGGCCTCGGCAAGAAAAGCGATGCGATCGTCTTCTTCATAGAGAACTCCCACGCGCTGCGCCCGGGGCAACAGCTCGTGAAGGGTGGATAATTGCCGGTCGGGGGACACCACGACACGAATGCCTACCATTCGTTCTGTCGGTATCTGATGCGTCTCCGGATTCAGCACTTGACTGAACACGACCGGCGTATCCGGCAATTCGAGCTTGGCGGC is a genomic window containing:
- a CDS encoding iron-containing redox enzyme family protein, which translates into the protein MKKSVFLEALLDIMDTKHHWAWEHFSSGRLTKSQLKTHFQHEYAVYVRDFPVYLARILGKNPPFPVRHMLAENIYEEETGGLSLGKSHPELFLTMMEGLGFSRKDFERDHLLPAARIYRAWLERMSNHRHWVFAAATLTVFVEGSVKDRQELRAPSKKKSAEDIESIVGIHPLVRHHGVSSNRMDLVRAHQLVEAGHRYDAYDMVVNYTPPALRPSVLTCVKRSLSLWLTYRDAVAKVCRLTKPQ
- a CDS encoding DUF2007 domain-containing protein, coding for MRRMIHLTNAQDVGELAMIKSLLDGNRIAYVVHGEHVSSLYPGMPFFVSRILVDVADQVRAEVLLSRLRLSIRETQA
- a CDS encoding DUF4124 domain-containing protein; the protein is MSYREYRSVISVCLAAAFAVWHWGVVEVHAATVYSYIDDQGTPVFTDSPETIPEKYRAKVKTHERPDPVKKSPSVVDTVRDTVKEQVKGFGFQLPSVDMKNPSWTQSPILTYAGIAAMVLLIIMYLSKNSPMIRLLAMGLLIVIAIGTPVLMYTSDGGPMDTMKKKAAASGQAQLDRLQQVPQ
- the metH gene encoding methionine synthase, translating into MASAPGSSELERLLHERILILDGAMGTMIQQRKLDEAAFRGVRFKDWKKDLKGHNDLLNLTQPTVIEEIHRQYLEAGADIIETNTFNSQSISLADYGMDTLGYELAKAGAECARRAAVAVEQAQPGRRCFVAGAIGPTTKTSSISTDVNSPASRGTTYEELVTAYDQQVRGLLDGGVDLLLVETIFDTLNAKAAFFAIQQVFASGARRVPIMASVTFIQAGSNRGVTGQTVEAFWNSISHVPLLSVGMNCALGPKEMRPLIEELSQIAPIYVSAHPNAGLPNPLLPTGFPETPETLAPQLREWAENGWLNIVGGCCGTTPPHIKQIAEAVRGVKPHALSKVEPYTRLSGLEAVTIRPDSNFVNIGERTNVTGSPAFAKLILAGDYEAALSVARQQVEGGAQIVDVNMDEGMLDSRAAMEKFLRLVASEPDICKVPIMVDSSKWEVLETGLRNIQGKAVVNSISLKEGEQKFIDQATLVRRYGAAVVVMAFDEHGQADTLERKKEICARSYKILTEQVGFPPQDIIFDPNILTVATGIEEHNNYAVNFIEAARWIKQNLPGAKVSGGISNISFSFRGNNVVREAMHAAFLYHAIKAGLDMGIVNAGQLAVYQEVPKDLLELVEDVLLNRRPDATERLVTFAETVKAKGKTVAKDDEWRQGTVEERLSHALIKGITDYIDQDTEEARRNYAKPLEVIEGPLMAGMNVVGDLFGSGKMFLPQVVKSARVMKKAVAYLMPFMEEEKKRTGNFQAQGKILLATVKGDVHDIGKNIVGVVLGCNNYEVIDLGVMVPCEKILAAARENKPDIIGLSGLITPSLDEMVHVAKEMTREGFDLPLLIGGATTSKAHTAVKIAPSYEPGVVHVLDASRAVGVVGSLVSRTQKPDFVKRVRDDYERVRQSHRDRGEKPLVSIAHARANRFISDWEKTDIPMPSALGVRMVLDQSLVELIPYIDWSPFFHTWELRGRYPTIFEDPTVGPKAKELYDDARRLLDEIVQKGQLKAKGVYGFFPASSVGDDIELYQDLSRRTVLTTIHHLRQQSEKPTGQPNLSLADYVAPKESGRQDYMGAFAVTAGIGLDELCRRFDKDHDDYNSIMAKALADRLAEAFAEFLHKRVRGEWGYGKKEQLTNEDLIRERYRGIRPAPGYPACPDHTEKRILFDLLSAEKHAGIILTESFAMLPAAAVSGFYFAHPDAKYFAVGKIGKDQVEDYAHRKGMDLRTVERWLSPNLNYEPA
- a CDS encoding sigma-54-dependent Fis family transcriptional regulator — encoded protein: MTAKFLIVDDDHDIIESLKNRLKWIGHEVVTATDGHAALEVIEKESPDLMLLDLEMPHVSGLDVLARLAAWRSQKEKSKPFLDQPVAIVMTAFATVNSAVEAMRLGAFDFLTKPFKMDHLTVVIDKALANLSLTRRVETLTVELDKAYEVVMGKSAAMKSVVDIARQAVCSPVTVLLLGETGTGKEVIARAIHRWSNRASKPFMVVNCAAMPENLLENELFGHEKGAFTGATTREIGKIEAADDGTIFLDEIGDMPLALQSRLLRVLQDREFHRIGGHQHVRTNVRFIAATNRDLQAAVRNQAFRADLYFRLDVMTLTMPPLRERVEDIPELAHHFLGQHAATVRKRGMKISPEAMACLSRYSWPGNVRELENVLARAVILCADDAIRPAHLRLSSLQPYEANHLSEDASDSLYYDAMDRCSRKLIEEALSRAGWNQTKAAKALGIQRTYLTKLLRQKGISGHPPQNR
- a CDS encoding HAMP domain-containing histidine kinase — protein: MEKLPLVSSAPLRYPRVPHGLRGQLMLMAAMLLSAACITLGWFLVSQQIDSITSGLYRSGSLLGENLAVNSRYGVVTGDRDELVRLARGILAVQDVSYVSIFTPDGRPLVALGKGLWERLLATPQSTVLPVNPVLPSLRLESSVTGEVRIVNGRPMFSSRSGFTLTSILTLLVGRDVALYYDIGIPIRQSESSTAQDASLRLLFEQYDAPVLSTPTTPRPLLGIVEVGMSSLSMQEQLRKLMWEAIGITVLILVLSFLLLGFFSHHITTSLRRLTDAASRVAAGNVQIDLRSTTSDEIGDLTRVFSHMLHSIHERETTLHNLNHTLETAIAARTEELRRVNSKLRELDRRKSFFVSTASHEIKTPLTSITCRLENLLMGVDGPLTTEQAKTLERVQVNIGRLQHLLVELLDLSKIELGETTVDLRAVNTALVVAQAIDGLQSLAARKQLRFEVQFPSTLSSVEADAEKLHQIVTNLLHNAVKFSPDHGIIRITGQPTDDGFVRIAVQDSGCGIAHGETERIFEPFYRSEHVSLKTRGTGLGLPIAKHLVELHRGRLWAESVAGQGACFFFTLVKWTGANPCLVDHEEPVLMSRHTSPYGNPRLPGPPVRKAP